A region from the Salvelinus namaycush isolate Seneca unplaced genomic scaffold, SaNama_1.0 Scaffold274, whole genome shotgun sequence genome encodes:
- the LOC120039475 gene encoding transcription factor Dp-1-like isoform X1: MLTADSELNQKRKQLLNIPKKPSRRLHLPHIGADIMAMDAAVIGANGEMKVFYNQNLSPSKGVLSLVTVHPQSLSVGKQLLPKTLGPSNVNIAPHMVMGTPQRPSGSGGLVMGSPHTPSTQYRPQSQPPDASPWSTGKRGTGKKGDKNGKGLRHFSMKVCEKVQKKGVTTYNEVADELVAEFSANDTLLSPGDSHSYDQKNIRRRVYDALNVLMAMNIISKEKKEIRWIGLPTNSAQECQSLEVERQRRLERIKQKQSQLQELILQQIAFKRLVQRNRAAEQQAGRAPPPNSVINLPFIIINTSKRTVIDCSISNDKFEYLFNFDNMFEIHDDIEVLKRMGLACGLEVGHCSPEDLKEARTLVPRALEPYVTEMATGPISNVYITGASSTNGGGRRHTSSTDGTVASISNDSHYSGSRGHTPVSYMADEEEDDEDYDDND; the protein is encoded by the exons ATGCTAACAGCTGACTCGGAGTTAAATCAGAAAA GGAAGCAATTGCTGAACATCCCAAAGAAACCTTCTAGAAGACTTCATCTCCCACACATAGGAGCTGATATCATGGCAATGGAT GCGGCTGTGATCGGTGCCAACGGAGAGATGAAGGTTTTCTACAACCAGAACCTCAGTCCCAGCAAAG GTGTCCTGTCCCTGGTGACAGTCCAcccacagtctctctctgtggggaAACAACTGCTTCCCAAAACCCTGGGGCCCTCCAACGTCAACATCGCCCCGCACATG GTGATGGGTACTCCTCAGAGGCCCAGTGGGTCAGGCGGGTTAGTGATGGGCAGCCCTCACACACCCAGTACCCAGTACAGACCACAGAGCCAGCCCCCTGATGCCTCTCCCTGGTCCACCGG GAAGCGTGGTACTGGTAAGAAGGGGGATAAGAACGGGAAGGGGCTTAGGCATTTCTCCATGAAGGTGTGTGAGAAGGTGCAGAAGAAGGGAGTAACTACCTACAATGAGGTGGCTGACGAGCTCGTGGCAGAGTTCAGCGCCAACGACACCCTCCTCTCGCCCGGCGACTCG CATTCCTACGACCAGAAGAACATCCGACGGCGTGTGTACGATGCACTCAACGTGCTCATGGCCATGAACATCATCTCTAAAGAGAAGAAAGAGATCAGGTGGATCGGCCTGCCCACCAACTCAGCCCAGGAGTGTCAGAGCCTGGAG gtggagagacagagacgaCTAGAGAGGATCAAACAGAAACAGTCTCAGCTTCAGGAGCTCATTCTACAG CAAATAGCGTTCAAGCGCCTGGTGCAGCGTAATCGTGCAGCGGAGCAGCAAGCTGGCAGGGCTCCACCCCCAAACTCTGTCATCAACCTGcccttcatcatcatcaacacctcCAAGAGGACCGTCATCGACTGCAGCATCTCCAACGACAA GTTTGAGTACCTGTTCAACTTTGACAACATGTTTGAGATCCATGATGACATTGAGGTATTGAAGAGAATGGGGCTGGCCTGTGGTCTAGAGGTGGGCCACTGTTCACCAGAGGACCTGAAGGAAGCCCGCACCCTGGTGCCCAGAGCCCTGGAGCCCTATGTTACAG AAATGGCCACGGGTCCAATAAGCAACGTCTACATCACAGGAGCCTCGTCTACAAACGGAGGAGGACGCCGTCACACAAG TAGCACCGATGGCACAGTGGCGTCCATTTCCAACGACTCACACTACAGCGGCTCGCGAGGCCACACCCCCGTGTCCTACATGgcagatgaggaagaggatgacgAAGACTACGACGACAATGATTAA
- the LOC120039475 gene encoding transcription factor Dp-1-like isoform X2, which translates to MLTADSELNQKRKQLLNIPKKPSRRLHLPHIGADIMAMDAAVIGANGEMKVFYNQNLSPSKGVLSLVTVHPQSLSVGKQLLPKTLGPSNVNIAPHMVMGTPQRPSGSGGLVMGSPHTPSTQYRPQSQPPDASPWSTGKRGTGKKGDKNGKGLRHFSMKVCEKVQKKGVTTYNEVADELVAEFSANDTLLSPGDSHSYDQKNIRRRVYDALNVLMAMNIISKEKKEIRWIGLPTNSAQECQSLEVERQRRLERIKQKQSQLQELILQQIAFKRLVQRNRAAEQQAGRAPPPNSVINLPFIIINTSKRTVIDCSISNDKFEYLFNFDNMFEIHDDIEVLKRMGLACGLEVGHCSPEDLKEARTLVPRALEPYVTEMATGPISNVYITGASSTNGGGRRHTSTDGTVASISNDSHYSGSRGHTPVSYMADEEEDDEDYDDND; encoded by the exons ATGCTAACAGCTGACTCGGAGTTAAATCAGAAAA GGAAGCAATTGCTGAACATCCCAAAGAAACCTTCTAGAAGACTTCATCTCCCACACATAGGAGCTGATATCATGGCAATGGAT GCGGCTGTGATCGGTGCCAACGGAGAGATGAAGGTTTTCTACAACCAGAACCTCAGTCCCAGCAAAG GTGTCCTGTCCCTGGTGACAGTCCAcccacagtctctctctgtggggaAACAACTGCTTCCCAAAACCCTGGGGCCCTCCAACGTCAACATCGCCCCGCACATG GTGATGGGTACTCCTCAGAGGCCCAGTGGGTCAGGCGGGTTAGTGATGGGCAGCCCTCACACACCCAGTACCCAGTACAGACCACAGAGCCAGCCCCCTGATGCCTCTCCCTGGTCCACCGG GAAGCGTGGTACTGGTAAGAAGGGGGATAAGAACGGGAAGGGGCTTAGGCATTTCTCCATGAAGGTGTGTGAGAAGGTGCAGAAGAAGGGAGTAACTACCTACAATGAGGTGGCTGACGAGCTCGTGGCAGAGTTCAGCGCCAACGACACCCTCCTCTCGCCCGGCGACTCG CATTCCTACGACCAGAAGAACATCCGACGGCGTGTGTACGATGCACTCAACGTGCTCATGGCCATGAACATCATCTCTAAAGAGAAGAAAGAGATCAGGTGGATCGGCCTGCCCACCAACTCAGCCCAGGAGTGTCAGAGCCTGGAG gtggagagacagagacgaCTAGAGAGGATCAAACAGAAACAGTCTCAGCTTCAGGAGCTCATTCTACAG CAAATAGCGTTCAAGCGCCTGGTGCAGCGTAATCGTGCAGCGGAGCAGCAAGCTGGCAGGGCTCCACCCCCAAACTCTGTCATCAACCTGcccttcatcatcatcaacacctcCAAGAGGACCGTCATCGACTGCAGCATCTCCAACGACAA GTTTGAGTACCTGTTCAACTTTGACAACATGTTTGAGATCCATGATGACATTGAGGTATTGAAGAGAATGGGGCTGGCCTGTGGTCTAGAGGTGGGCCACTGTTCACCAGAGGACCTGAAGGAAGCCCGCACCCTGGTGCCCAGAGCCCTGGAGCCCTATGTTACAG AAATGGCCACGGGTCCAATAAGCAACGTCTACATCACAGGAGCCTCGTCTACAAACGGAGGAGGACGCCGTCACACAAG CACCGATGGCACAGTGGCGTCCATTTCCAACGACTCACACTACAGCGGCTCGCGAGGCCACACCCCCGTGTCCTACATGgcagatgaggaagaggatgacgAAGACTACGACGACAATGATTAA
- the LOC120039475 gene encoding transcription factor Dp-1-like isoform X3, with protein sequence MAMDAAVIGANGEMKVFYNQNLSPSKGVLSLVTVHPQSLSVGKQLLPKTLGPSNVNIAPHMVMGTPQRPSGSGGLVMGSPHTPSTQYRPQSQPPDASPWSTGKRGTGKKGDKNGKGLRHFSMKVCEKVQKKGVTTYNEVADELVAEFSANDTLLSPGDSHSYDQKNIRRRVYDALNVLMAMNIISKEKKEIRWIGLPTNSAQECQSLEVERQRRLERIKQKQSQLQELILQQIAFKRLVQRNRAAEQQAGRAPPPNSVINLPFIIINTSKRTVIDCSISNDKFEYLFNFDNMFEIHDDIEVLKRMGLACGLEVGHCSPEDLKEARTLVPRALEPYVTEMATGPISNVYITGASSTNGGGRRHTSSTDGTVASISNDSHYSGSRGHTPVSYMADEEEDDEDYDDND encoded by the exons ATGGCAATGGAT GCGGCTGTGATCGGTGCCAACGGAGAGATGAAGGTTTTCTACAACCAGAACCTCAGTCCCAGCAAAG GTGTCCTGTCCCTGGTGACAGTCCAcccacagtctctctctgtggggaAACAACTGCTTCCCAAAACCCTGGGGCCCTCCAACGTCAACATCGCCCCGCACATG GTGATGGGTACTCCTCAGAGGCCCAGTGGGTCAGGCGGGTTAGTGATGGGCAGCCCTCACACACCCAGTACCCAGTACAGACCACAGAGCCAGCCCCCTGATGCCTCTCCCTGGTCCACCGG GAAGCGTGGTACTGGTAAGAAGGGGGATAAGAACGGGAAGGGGCTTAGGCATTTCTCCATGAAGGTGTGTGAGAAGGTGCAGAAGAAGGGAGTAACTACCTACAATGAGGTGGCTGACGAGCTCGTGGCAGAGTTCAGCGCCAACGACACCCTCCTCTCGCCCGGCGACTCG CATTCCTACGACCAGAAGAACATCCGACGGCGTGTGTACGATGCACTCAACGTGCTCATGGCCATGAACATCATCTCTAAAGAGAAGAAAGAGATCAGGTGGATCGGCCTGCCCACCAACTCAGCCCAGGAGTGTCAGAGCCTGGAG gtggagagacagagacgaCTAGAGAGGATCAAACAGAAACAGTCTCAGCTTCAGGAGCTCATTCTACAG CAAATAGCGTTCAAGCGCCTGGTGCAGCGTAATCGTGCAGCGGAGCAGCAAGCTGGCAGGGCTCCACCCCCAAACTCTGTCATCAACCTGcccttcatcatcatcaacacctcCAAGAGGACCGTCATCGACTGCAGCATCTCCAACGACAA GTTTGAGTACCTGTTCAACTTTGACAACATGTTTGAGATCCATGATGACATTGAGGTATTGAAGAGAATGGGGCTGGCCTGTGGTCTAGAGGTGGGCCACTGTTCACCAGAGGACCTGAAGGAAGCCCGCACCCTGGTGCCCAGAGCCCTGGAGCCCTATGTTACAG AAATGGCCACGGGTCCAATAAGCAACGTCTACATCACAGGAGCCTCGTCTACAAACGGAGGAGGACGCCGTCACACAAG TAGCACCGATGGCACAGTGGCGTCCATTTCCAACGACTCACACTACAGCGGCTCGCGAGGCCACACCCCCGTGTCCTACATGgcagatgaggaagaggatgacgAAGACTACGACGACAATGATTAA
- the LOC120039469 gene encoding potassium-transporting ATPase subunit beta-like — MATLKEKRTCGQRCEDFGRFVWNSDTGALFGRTPEKWVYISLYYVAFYVIMTGLFSLAIWTLMYTLDPYTPDYQDRLTSPGVMVWPPTYIEEDVVLSYNMSDKASQMKMSNCLSNFLKPYNDTAQQSNCNCTRGEYFKQEKFEAPHHTKHSCRFTQSMLARCSGLDDPTFGYNGTTPCVIIKMNRIINFLPNNGTGMAPHLNCTILSGHDNIDMIEYFPTNGTFDLSYFPYYGKLAQPTYVNPLVAVKFHLVKEREAKIQCRVVAHNIAYQDSYEPYQGKVVFLLQALK, encoded by the exons ATGGCAAccctgaaggagaagaggacgTGTGGCCAGCGGTGTGAGGACTTCGGTCGCTTCGTGTGGAACTCAGACACTGGGGCCCTGTTCGGAAGAACACCTGAGAAATGGG tGTACATCAGTCTGTACTATGTAGCGTTCTATGTGATAATGACTGGCCTGTTCTCTCTGGCCATCTGGACTCTGATGTACACGCTGGACCCCTACACTCCAGACTATCAGGACCGCTTAACATCACCAG gggtgatGGTCTGGCCACCTACATACATTGAGGAGGATGTAGTACTCAGCTACAACATGTCTGATAAAGCCAGCCAGATGAAGATGTCCAACTGCCTCAGCAACTTCCTCAAAC cctaCAATGACACGGCTCAACAGTCTAACTGTAACTGCACCCGGGGAGAGTACTTCAAGCAGGAGAAGTTTGAGGCTCCACACCATACCAAGCACTCCTGCCGCTTCACCCAGAGCATGCTGGCACGCTGCTCCGGCCTGGACGACCCCACGTTCGGTTACAACGGCACCACACCCTGCGTCATCATCAAGATGAACAGG ATCATCAACTTCCTGCCCAACAACGGGACTGGCATGGCTCCTCATCTGAACTGCACTATACTG AGTGGCCATGATAACATAGACATGATCGAGTACTTCCCCACCAACGGAACCTTCGATCTATCCTACTTCCCATATTACGGCAAGCTGGCTCAG CCCACCTACGTTAACCCTCTAGTGGCTGTGAAGTTCCACCTGGTCAAAGAGAGGGAGGCTAAGATCCAGTGTCGTGTGGTGGCCCACAACATCGCCTATCAAGACTCATACGAACCATACCAGGGGAAGGTGGTCTTCCTGCTCCAGGCTCTGAAATAA